The Fusobacterium sp. region TCAGATGACTAAAGGGGAACACAGTAAACATCTGAAAGAGCAAATGAAATATGAAGAATTGAAAAAAGAAAGAGAGCTGACAAAAGAAGAAGAGCAGCTCTATTTAGATTCGGCTAGATATACAGCCAAATACAAATATGATGATAAAATACTTGGGAAAGTTATCGCAGTAGAAGAAAAGGTTAAAGAAAAGTATCTTGGAATGATTGCACAGGAAAGAGAAAAAATAGATGAAATAGAGAAAAATTCTATTTCCATTGAAACAATAAAGATAAAAGATAATACTCTTATACTAGATACATTTGAAAAAGTAAAAGATGAAGCAAGAAAAAATATCTCTAATTTAAGAACTAAACAGGAAGATATTAAAGGGATTAAGAAAAATCTTAATGCTTACAAAGTCAGAAGATAAACTCAATGCTCTTCAAGAATTGAGAGATAAGGCAGGACTTTTCAACTTCAAAGAAAAAAATAGTATAAATAATCAAGTAAAAGCTGAAGAAATAAAGTATAAGGAATTACAGGATAAAATATTAGAAATTGAAGGCAAAGATATAACTAAAGAATTGAAAAAAATAGAAGAAACTTTCAAAAAAGCTATGAGAAATATTAATAGACAAGAAAGAGAAGTATCTAAAGCTGTAGCCTTTAACTATGAAAAAATTTCTATTGCTTCAAAAATAGATATGGAGCTATTTTCTACTCAAGAAAAAATAGCTGTAGATTTAGTGAAAGATGAAAAAACAGAAATAGAAGAATTTAGTGAAAGAGTTGAAAAAGTATTCTTCCAGGAAGCTGGTAAGAATATTCTTGAAGTACAAGAAAAGAATATTAAAGATAAAGCACTTGATAAGGCTGTAGAAGAACTTAATAAAAATATAGACAACAATACCCAAGGAATGACTTCTGATTTAGAAGAAAAACTTCTTGATAAGAACCTTAGAAATATTAAAGAGAATAGATTTAAAAATGATAGATACAAATATGATCTGGAACAGTTGAAAAATCTAAAAGACAATGAAAAGGAAGAAATATATATGGCTCTTAATAAGAAGATAAAAGAACGTCAAACTAAAAATTATGAAAAAATGAGAATATACAAGGAAATAATGGAAAATTCAAAAGAGCCAGAACAAATAAAAGAAATTAAAAAAGAGATGAAGGTTACTTCAGATAGCATAAAACTATATAAAGAAATTGGATCACTTACAGATAAATATTTAATGACAGATAAAATAGCAGCTCTTAAAGAAAAGGTAAAAGAAAAAAATAAAAATATTTCAAAAGATATAGCTCCAGCAAGAAAAAGAAAGGAAGATCATGTAAGAGGTATGAAAGATATAGAACTAAATAAAAAGAAAAGAGATAAAGAAGATATAGAAGGAACACTTCAAAGTCTTTTAAAAACAAAGGAAGATGAATATGAAAGATAAAATAGCAGTTCTTGAAGAAAAACTGATGAAAGTCAATTTAAAGTTAAGAAAATATAATAGAGAGGGGATAAATCCAAGAAAAGCAAGAGCAAAACATCTTATAGAAATAGGTGCTTTGCTGGAGATAGCAGAAATAGATCAGGAAGATAAAGGAATGTTGCTGGGTTATTTTCTTAATTTAAAAAATTATAATGCTGAAGAAAGAAAAAAGATGAAGATAGTAGGAGATATACTTCTTAATCAGAGAAAAGAAGATAGGGAACAAAGAAGAAAACTTATAGGAGAAAAAGAGATTCAAGAGCTGCTGGAACTTTCTAAAGAAAAAAATATTTTTGAAACTATAGTAAATGATTTTAAAAAGAAGTTATTGGAAGAATTAACAATTAAAGAATATAGAATAATACTAGATAAGTATTCAGACTAAAAATAAGTGGAAAAGCAAGATATTAAAGTGATATAATTAAATTAAAAAAAATTATTTAGGAGGGAAAGAAGAATGAAAAAAGGAATATTAATGTTATTAGCAGTAGTATTACTAGCAAGTTGTGGAGATACAGTAAAAAAAGTACCATATGAAGAAAAAGAAGCTATGGTAGAAAAAGCTCAAACAGACACAGCAGTAAAACAAGAACTTGAAAAAATAATGAAAGAGTTAAAAGAAAAATCAGATAAAGGAAATAAAGAAGCAAATATAGAATTTCAAGAATATTTAAAAATAGAATCAATGCAAAAACCAAAAGCAGTAAAAAATCCAGTAAGTATTTAACTTATAGAAATAATAATGAATAAAAAGTTTGTTCTATTTTAATTTTAAGAAAGGGAATAAAATGGAAACATTATTTGGACATTTGGAAAAATTAATATTTATTCTTTATGGTTTAATAGGACTTATAATACTTTATGTGGTAATAGAAATAGTAGTGAAAGTATTTTCTATAGTTTTTAAAATAGTTGAAATTATATTAAAAATTGGAATAATTATATTTGCTATTGGTAGTGGAATAAAAATGTTTATGAATGGAGAATCATTCATAGAAATCTTAAAAATAGAAGCCTTGTTTTTAGTAGCAAGTTTTTTACTTTGGCAAATGTTAGTAGCAGGGTTATTTGGTGGAGATACTTCAGTAGATTGTGATATATGTACTAAAAGAAATTATTGTAGAGAAAAACAGAAAGGAAGAAGTTGTCCTGGAAGAATTCCACAAAAAAATTTTTAATAAAAGAGTGCAAAAATGCACTCTTTTTTGTATTAAAGATAAATTTAGAAATTAAAATTTTCATATATAAAATCAATTTCCTCTTGATCTATTCCGATATATCTTAAAGTATGAGCAACAGATGAATGATTTAAGATTTTCATAATACTTCCAATATCCTTAGTTTTTCTATAAACATTATATCCCCAAGTTTTTCTTAATGAATGAGTTCCTATAGCATAAGGAATTTTTAAATCAATTTTTGCTTGAGTAAAATATCTGTTAACAGAAGCAGAAGTTATAGGAGCATCAAATCCAGTTTTTATATAAACTCGATTTAAAGATTTAAAAAGATATCCAGTAGAAGAAATTCCTTTAGTGTTATATGAATGTTTTAATTGATTTATAGCATCTTTGCAACTACTGTTTAATTGAATATATTTAATTTTCTTAGTCTTAATCTCTCTAATTTTTATTTTCCATTCATCATCTATATCTTCAAACTTTAAATTTCTCAAATCAGATATTCTTAAAGCTATGTTAATACCAATATTTATAAGGGCTAAGATAACAAATTTCTCCTGTTTTAAAAAATAATTACGAATTTTTTTTAAATCTTTCTTTTTTATATAAAAAACTTCCTGCCCTCTGTTACTTTTCATTTTTTCCTCCATTTTTTGAAAACTACTTTTTTTCATAAATATTGTGTTAAAAACTAAAAAAAACATCAAAAAATGAGTGTTATTTAGTCCTTATATCACTCATTGATATTATATCATGGAGGTGGTTCATTTATGAACACAATTTTAAGCAAAACTTATTGTATTGAGGGGCAGAGATTTTCTAATAAACAAAGAACATTTCTTACCTTTTTTCTTCTTTTTTTTACTATTGGGATATTAACTTATTCCAGTCTTTCAGGATTACCAATAGAGGCTAATCTTACTAAATATCTAAATATGGTAGTTAGAATATTTAGATTTGTTGTTGCTTTTGGTATTATTTTTAGCCTTATGGCTTTCTTTAAAGGAAGTCAAATGTGGATGATGGGATTAGGAATAGTTGTAGTAGGATTAATAATATCTAATCTTGAAACTATTCTTGATCTTATTGGATTAACTGGAGGTGTATGCTTCTAAATGTTTAACTGGAGAAACAAAAATAAAAAGCAGGTTATTGAAAAAGATAACAATAATTATACGATACTGGGATATGCAAATGATCTTTCATCAAAA contains the following coding sequences:
- a CDS encoding tyrosine-type recombinase/integrase, with amino-acid sequence MKSNRGQEVFYIKKKDLKKIRNYFLKQEKFVILALINIGINIALRISDLRNLKFEDIDDEWKIKIREIKTKKIKYIQLNSSCKDAINQLKHSYNTKGISSTGYLFKSLNRVYIKTGFDAPITSASVNRYFTQAKIDLKIPYAIGTHSLRKTWGYNVYRKTKDIGSIMKILNHSSVAHTLRYIGIDQEEIDFIYENFNF
- a CDS encoding conjugal transfer protein TraD, which produces MKDKIAVLEEKLMKVNLKLRKYNREGINPRKARAKHLIEIGALLEIAEIDQEDKGMLLGYFLNLKNYNAEERKKMKIVGDILLNQRKEDREQRRKLIGEKEIQELLELSKEKNIFETIVNDFKKKLLEELTIKEYRIILDKYSD